A window of Bacillus toyonensis BCT-7112 genomic DNA:
ATTTTTTTCACCTTGCATATGAACGACAAGTTTCCCATATGCCTCATGTTTTAGCTGCGTAATATTACCGGATAAAATATTTGGATATACTTGGAAACGTTTTGTGGCGAAAGCTAGTGCTGGTTCTCCTGAAGAACTTCCTATAAAAGAAAGTGTTACAATTTCACCAGTAGTTTGTAGTTCTTTTTGTACTTCTTCTGGAATTTTAGCTGCAAATGCGCTATTTACAAACTTCTTCGTTGTTACATGTTGTGGATTTGTAAAAATGTCTTTCGCAGTCCCACTTTCGACTACAGATCCATGCTCCATAACGGCAACCTGGTCACAAATACGCTGGATGACATTCATTTCATGTGTAATGAGTAAAATCGTGATGCCAATTTCTTCATTAATTTTTAGTAATAAATCAAGAATAGAATCAGTTGTTTCTGGATCTAATGCGCTCGTTGCTTCATCACTTAATAAAACCTCTGGTTCATGTGATAGTGAACGAGCGATGGCAACACGTTGTTTCTGGCCGCCAGAAAGTTCGCTTGGATAAGCATCTTTACGGTTAAAAAGATCCACGATGCGTAAATATTTTTCTACTCTTTTTTCAATTTCCGCTTTTGGAATGCCAGCAAGGCGTAACGGCAATGCGATATTTTCATAAACGGTAACAGTTTTAAGTAAATTGAATCCTTGAAAAATCATTCCGATTTTTTGCCTCGCTTTTGCTAGTTCTTTTGTTGATAAAGTGGTTAAGTCTTGGTTGTTTACGATGATGTTTCCTGTCGTTGGTTTTTCTAATAAATTTACACAGCGAATTAATGTGCTTTTACCAGCGCCGCTATACCCAATGATTCCAAATACCTCGCCTTTTTCTACTTTAAGGGAAGTAGACTTAAGAGCCTCAACAGTCCCTTTTTTTGTTGTAAATACTTTGGAGACGTTTTTTAATTCAATCATTATCGTCAGCTCCTACCAAGATGGTAAAACTGAACCATCAAATTTTTTCTCGATAAATTCTTTTACTTCTTTAGATTGATAAGCTTTCTTTAATTTACTTACAACAGCATCATCTTTATTTTCAGTACGAACAACGACCCAGTTCACGTATGGTGAATCTTTTCCTTCGCGGAAAATGGAATCTTTCGCTGGATTTAGTTTTGCACCTAATGCAAAGTTTGTGTTAATTGCAGCTGCTTTCACTTCACTTAATTGCGTTGGTAATTGAGAAGCTTCTAATTCAACAATCTTTAAATTTTTCGGGTTTTCAATTACATCCTTTGCAGTCGCTTTTTCTGTAGCCTTTGGATCAACTTTTAAAACCCCTGCTTTTTCAAATAATTTTAAAGCTCGAAGTTCATTCGTTGGGTCATTTGGTACAGCGATTGCATCGCCCTCTTTTAATTCTTTTACATCTTTTAAGCTTTTAGAATATACGCCCATTGGGAATGTTACTGTTGAAAATACTTCAGTTAATTTCATATT
This region includes:
- a CDS encoding methionine ABC transporter ATP-binding protein; its protein translation is MIELKNVSKVFTTKKGTVEALKSTSLKVEKGEVFGIIGYSGAGKSTLIRCVNLLEKPTTGNIIVNNQDLTTLSTKELAKARQKIGMIFQGFNLLKTVTVYENIALPLRLAGIPKAEIEKRVEKYLRIVDLFNRKDAYPSELSGGQKQRVAIARSLSHEPEVLLSDEATSALDPETTDSILDLLLKINEEIGITILLITHEMNVIQRICDQVAVMEHGSVVESGTAKDIFTNPQHVTTKKFVNSAFAAKIPEEVQKELQTTGEIVTLSFIGSSSGEPALAFATKRFQVYPNILSGNITQLKHEAYGKLVVHMQGEKNEVNRALAFLQERGIIVEGGKTDYGKQVLFG
- a CDS encoding MetQ/NlpA family ABC transporter substrate-binding protein translates to MKKVLLSIVSGAVLLLGACGANSDKDVKILDEKKITVGVTGGPHEQIFEKIKEVAAKDGLDIDIKIFNDYVAPNVSLDEKSLDVNSYQTKSYLDVFKAERNMKLTEVFSTVTFPMGVYSKSLKDVKELKEGDAIAVPNDPTNELRALKLFEKAGVLKVDPKATEKATAKDVIENPKNLKIVELEASQLPTQLSEVKAAAINTNFALGAKLNPAKDSIFREGKDSPYVNWVVVRTENKDDAVVSKLKKAYQSKEVKEFIEKKFDGSVLPSW